Genomic DNA from Theobroma cacao cultivar B97-61/B2 chromosome 3, Criollo_cocoa_genome_V2, whole genome shotgun sequence:
TTATGTTATGTCGTGTTGAATCGTAATATTAGAAGCCACGTATCTATCTACTCACGTGGAGAATCAGCCATCCACTCCATGCAATGGTGCTAATCAGAATAAGACAAGAACCTTTGAGCCAGTTTTCTTTTCCATGCCTTAACTCTCCTACAGAACCCTTGGTGCTATGGATGTTTATCAGAGGCCCGTCCACAAAGCCTTTCAACTGACACCCTCCTTTCCAGAGGGTAAAAACAAGTGACCCACCAATGGAGATTATTGTTCCCAGTACTTTTGCTTGACCACCAGCGCTTCTAATCTTTACCGTTTCCATCctggaaaggaaaagaaaagcaacTGTTAGAAATGCTTCTGCTGAACTAATGGTAAAGCTAAAAGGCTGACCTGAATATGagatggaaaagaaaatattaccAAGTAAAGATTACCTGAGAAGAACTGCCATGAGAAATGTCAAACTAGGGATAACATTGTTCAAGGCAGAAGCTACTGTTGGAGAAGTATATGTCAAACCGAAATAGAAGACATTGAAGTATATGGTAGTCCCTAGTGATGAgagcaaaaatatttttgcaaACAGTGAACATGAAAGTGAAGGGCGCTGTTCCCTGCTTTCCAAATACAGTATATGTAAGCAAAATAAATGTAAACAAATTCTGCTCTACCAAGGCAATTGGCTGAGAAAGACTATGCTCAATCACCACTCTGCAAGGAAAAATAGAGcaaaaatcaataaagaaaTTGTTACGGATGGCTCACCTTTCGCGCACATAAGCAAAGGGGCCTAATACAAACATGGCAATTATATGCCGGTAGGccacaaaaacaaattgattGAGGCCCCTCTCAAAGGCAACTTTAACAAGGATTACTGATGCACCATATGACGATTGAAGCAGCACCATTGCAACACATAAACCAAAGTTTTTCATGGTTATACCCTTCCCAAACATAAACTAACAGATAGAATGGCTTGATTTTATATTGGAGGTGGATCAATCTCCACCGCTTCTAGGAAAAATTACATCAAGAATAGGATACCCCACTTTTGCAGTTTACCAGGTGAAGTAAAAGGCAGTTAATTCTACATGTCTAAGCTGTAATCACCATTGGTGGTAAAGGTTAGTGATCTGGAAATCCATGCTAATAAAGTTAATGAAATATTGGCCTCAGACATATATAGTTCGTGATGATTTACTAATACAAGACCGCATTGTACAGCCCTTGCAATCTTAGTGCTTAGTAGTGAGCTGTTCACCTCTCCATgctataatttgtttttgctttattCCTCTTATATTGATGTACACGTAACCCATTATATTGTATGCATATTGGACGAAGCTTTTCTTTAAATCCCAAAACATAGAGAATTTAATCCAGGATAtgaattttcctttgttttgaGTTTTTCGTAAAGTGGTGCTGAGAGTTCAAATCGTAAGTGCTTTtacttttctaaaattaaacTTCAATACAAGACGTGTGGTGAAGTTGTGCTTTGTACTTACATAAGCCTTCTGCAAAGGGGATcaagaaaaactaaataaaactGGTTGTGGTCCTTTTCCTATAATGTAATCGGGCAATTGCTGTTGTCCACTTTATGTtggaaaagttaaaaataaatatataaagatatcAATAGACGCAGGCCCTGATTGCTAATCTCTGTAGAATCGTTCAGATACATTTTCTATGATGTTTTAATCTGGTCTTTGATGGATTAAATGGTAAAATGTTCATTTACCTTGTTATCCATTCATGGTTGTATAGTGACTACTATAGTTGATATTTCCTTCAGCATTGAGgcgcaatgaaaataaatatgggTCCAATCCCAtattgaaataaaagaaaaattatgacaTTCGAGCATTTAGGTCATTGTTGCTGTATAATCTCTTATGTCTATAAAATGATtctcatttgaaaacaatagaactaattaaaaattaacaaaaacaacaaTCTCTCACTCTTTTCCTAAATTattcaacttttcttttacATCGTTTTGCTGCagaaaaattttatagaaaTTTGATAATCTTATTGTACTCCAGTAAGTGCTCTATGGATAATTTCATTAGCACAAAATGTTATCAATCACTAGGCTTCGTTATTCCTTCAAAGTTTTTATATTGatactttttttatatattataaatgagacgaataaaattttacaaaaataacATTATTACACGTCTTGAAgctatttattaattttccaGTTCTATATTCTAATAATCAAACAGGCAGTCTTTTGTGGCTTTCACATCCTTAAAATGatgggaaaattgaagcttgaatttaatttaactGAGACACTGTTTGCTGTCTTAACTGTTGTGTTAAATATACCATGAAACAAACGCGAGGCTTAAACATTTGAAACAGTTTGATCCGTCCCTGCCTAGAGTTAGTTATCCTTTGCT
This window encodes:
- the LOC18605912 gene encoding WAT1-related protein At5g07050, with translation MKNFGLCVAMVLLQSSYGASVILVKVAFERGLNQFVFVAYRHIIAMFVLGPFAYVREREQRPSLSCSLFAKIFLLSSLGTTIYFNVFYFGLTYTSPTVASALNNVIPSLTFLMAVLLRMETVKIRSAGGQAKVLGTIISIGGSLVFTLWKGGCQLKGFVDGPLINIHSTKGSVGELRHGKENWLKGSCLILISTIAWSGWLILHGTVSKVYPAELSLNALICFIASLQSSLVALFFARNRLLWRLEWNVQLLTIIYCGVMATALANYIQIRCISYMGPVFASTFTPLCAVIVAIFSAIAFAERLHLGSLVGACLIIVGLYIVLWGKRTDNLMTGNAEDKDDLGDGRTLEISENACTATTDKSIASELKC